Proteins encoded together in one Sander lucioperca isolate FBNREF2018 chromosome 17, SLUC_FBN_1.2, whole genome shotgun sequence window:
- the supt16h gene encoding FACT complex subunit SPT16 isoform X1, translated as MAVNLDKEAYYRRIKRLYGNWKKGEDEFGKVDAIVVSVGVDEEIVYAKSTAIQTWLFGYELTDTIMVFCDTKIIFLASKKKVDFLKQVAVTKGNENANGVPPITLLTREKNESNKANFDKMIEAIRGSKEGKVVGVFSKDKFPGEYMKSWNDTITAEGLEKVDISAVVAYTMAVKEDGELGLMKKAAAITSEVYSKFFKERVMEIVDADEKVRHSKLAESVEKAIEEKKYLGGADPSTVEMCYPPIIQSGGNYSLKFSVVSDKNHMHFGAITCAMGIRYKSYCSNLVRTLMVDPPQEMQDNYNFLLQVEEELLKELKHGVKICDAYNAVLEYMKKEKSELVAKLTKNLGFAMGIEFREGSLVLNSKNQYKLKKGMVLSISLGFADLVNKEAKKDEQKKYALFIGDTIQINEEDAATILTPVKKKIKNVGIFLKNDDEEDEEEDGDDAEELLGKGARSAALLADRTRLLGKNEMTAEEKRRAHQKELANHLNEEAKRRLTEQKGEQQIQKARKSNVSYKNVSQMPREKDIREMKIFIDKKYETVVMPVFGIATPFHIATIKNISMSVEGDYTYLRINFFVPGSSLGRQEGNIFPNPDATFVKEITYRASNLKAPGDTSVPSTNLQNAFRIIKEVQKRYKTREAEEKEKEGIVKQDSLVINLNRSNPKLKDLYIRPNIAQKRMQGSLEAHTNGFRFTSVRGDKVDILYNNIKHAIFQPCDGEMIIVLHFHLKNAIMFGKRRHTDVQFYTEVGEITTDLGKHQHMHDRDDLYAEQMEREMRHKLKSAFKNFIEKVETLTKEQLEFEVPFRDLGFQGAPYRSTCLLQPTSGSLVNTTEWPPFVVTLDEVELVHFERVQFHLKNFDVVIVYKDYSKKVTMINAVPVNSLDPIKEWLNSCDIKYTEGVQSLNWTKIMKTIVDDPEGFFEQGGWSFLDPESEGSGAEEDSESEMEDETFNPSASEEEEEEEDSDEDYSSETEDSNYSASVGSEEESGKDWDELEEEARRADKESHYEDEDTSAINNSSKKRKVRPSASSSVPSKKKRRS; from the exons ATGGCGGTAAACCTGGACAAGGAAGCGTACTACCGCCGGATCAAGAGATTATACGGAAATTGGAAG AAAGGAGAAGATGAGTTTGGTAAAGTCGATGCCATTGTGGTGTCTGTCGGAGTGGACGAGGAAATTGTGTACGCCAAATCCACAGCCATACAG ACATGGCTGTTTGGCTACGAGTTGACAGACACCATCATGGTGTTTTGCGACACCAAAATCATCTTCCTCGCCAGCAAGAAGAAGGTGGATTTCCTCAAACAGGTGGCTGTAACTAAAGGCAACGAGAACGCCAACGGGGTCCCGCCCATCACCCTGCTCACCAGAGAAAAG AATGAAAGCAACAAGGCCAACTTTGACAAGATGATCGAGGCAATCAGAGGCAGCAAAGAGGGCAAGGTGGTGGGAGTCTTCAGCAAGGACAAATTCCCTGGAGAGTACATGAAGAGCTGGAACGACACAATCACCGCTGAGGGGCTGGAGAAG GTAGACATCAGTGCCGTGGTCGCGTACACAATGGCGGTGAAGGAAGACGGCGAGCTGGGCCTGATGAAGAAGGCCGCGGCCATCACCAGCGAGGTTTACTCAAAGTTCTTCAAAGAGCGCGTCATGGAGATCGTTGATGCAGATGAG AAAGTGCGTCACAGTAAGCTGGCAGAGTCGGTGGAGAAGGCCATCGAGGAGAAGAAGTACCTGGGCGGTGCAGATCCTTCCACAGTGGAGATGTGTTATCCTCCTATCATCCAGAGCGGAGGGAACTACAGCCTCAAGTTCAGCGTCGTCAG TGACAAGAACCACATGCACTTTGGTGCCATCACGTGTGCCATGGGGATCCGCTACAAGTCATACTGCTCCAACCTGGTGCGCACCCTCATGGTGGACCCCCCTCAGGAGATGCAGGACAACTACAACTTCCTGCTGCAGGTGGAAGAGGAGCTGCTCAAAGAGCTCAAACACG GTGTGAAAATCTGCGACGCCTACAACGCTGTTCTGGAGTACATGAAGAAAGAGAAGTCGGAACTCGTCGCAAAGCTGACCAAAAACCTCGG CTTTGCAATGGGAATTGAGTTCAGAGAAGGCTCGTTGGTTTTGAACTCTAAAAACCAGTACAAACTGAAAAAAG GTATGGTGCTGAGTATCAGTTTGGGTTTCGCTGACCTCGTGAATAAAGAGGCCAAGAAGGACGAGCAGAAAAAGTACGCCTTGTTCATCGGCGACACAATACAGATCAATGAG GAAGACGCTGCCACGATACTCACACCAGTcaagaaaaagataaaaaatgtgGGAATCTTCTTGAAG AATGACgacgaggaggatgaggaggaagacGGGGACGATGCCGAGGAGCTGCTCGGGAAGGGAGCTCGGAGTGCCGCCCTGCTCGCAGACAGAACCAGA CTACTTGGGAAG AATGAGATGACGGCAGAGGAGAAGAGGCGGGCCCACCAGAAGGAGTTGGCCAATCATTTGAACGAAGAAGCCAAGCGTCGTCTGACGGAGCAGAAAGGAGAGCAGCAGATTCAGAA GGCCAGAAAATCCAACGTGTCCTACAAGAACGTCTCTCAGATGCCCAGAGAAAAGGACATCAGAGAAATGAAGATCTTCATTGACAAGAAGTACGAGACCGTCGTCATGCCCGTCTTTGGTATTGCCACACCATTCCACATCGCCACCATCAAG AACATCAGCATGTCTGTAGAAGGAGACTACACCTACCTGAGGATCAACTTCTTCGTCCCCGGCAGCTCTCTAGGACGACAGGAGGGAAATATCTTCCCCAACCCTGACGCCACGTTTGTTAAAGAAAT CACGTACCGAGCATCCAACCTCAAAGCTCCCGGCGACACGTCGGTGCCCTCCACCAACCTGCAGAACGCTTTCCGCATCATCAAGGAGGTACAGAAGCGCTACAAGACGCGAGAGGCcgaagagaaggagaaggagggcATCGTCAAGCAGGACTCGCTGGTCATCAACCTCAACCGCAGCAACCCCAAGCTCAAAGACCTCTACATCAGACCCAACATCGCACAGAAGAGGATGCAGGGCTCACTGGAGGCCCATACTAATG GTTTTCGTTTCACGTCGGTCCGTGGCGACAAAGTGGACATTCTTTACAACAACATCAAACACGCCATCTTCCAGCCGTGTGACGGCGAGATGATCATTGTACTACACTTCCACCTCAAG AACGCCATCATGTTCGGTAAGAGACGCCACACAGACGTCCAGTTCTACACGGAGGTCGGGGAGATCACCACGGATTTGGGCAAACACCAACACATGCACGACCGAGACGACCTGTACGCCGAGCAGATGGAGCGGGAGATGAGGCACAAGCTCAAGTCGGCCTTCAAGAACTTCATCGAGAAGGTGGAGACGCTGACTAAAGAGCAGCTGGAGTTCGAGGTGCCCTTCAGAGACCTCGG GTTCCAGGGCGCCCCCTACAGGAGTACCTGTCTGCTACAACCCACGTCCGGTTCCCTTGTCAATACCACTGAATGG CCGCCGTTTGTGGTGACTCTGGACGAGGTGGAGCTGGTGCACTTTGAGCGTGTGCAGTTCCACCTGAAGAACTTTGACGTGGTCATCGTCTACAAGGACTACAGCAAGAAGGTCACCATGATCAACGCCGTGCCGGTCAACTCCCTCGACCCCATCAAGGAGTGGCTCAA ctcatGTGATATCAAGTACACAGAGGGAGTCCAGTCTCTGAACTGGACCAAGATCATGAAGACCATCGTCGATGATCCCGAGGGCTTCTTCGAGCAGGGAGGCTGGTCTTTCTTGGACCCAGAGAGCGAG GGAAGTGGTGCAGAGGAAGATTCAGAGTCCGAAATGGAGGATGAAACGTTCAACCCGTCTGCaagtgaagaggaggaggaagaggaagacagtGATGAGGACTACAGCTCGGAGACGGAGGACTCTA ATTACAGCGCGTCGGTTGGCAGCGAGGAGGAGAGCGGTAAAGACTGGGACGAGCTGGAGGAAGAAGCCAGGAGAG CTGACAAAGAGAGCCACTATGAGGACGAGGACACCTCTGCcatcaacaacagcagcaaGAAGAGAAAGGTCCGGCCATCAGCCTCCAGCAGTGTTCCCAGCAAGAAGAAGCGACGGTCCTAA
- the LOC116053296 gene encoding uncharacterized protein LOC116053296 isoform X2, whose translation MEWTWRLIFIWGFILLSFSLTLQAANMALGGVAAQSSLFYPWTLPSTVIDGNTDSSYFDGSCSSTQGQENQWWRVDLLAPYDILSVEVTRRTDCCISDLNGAEVRIGNSLENNGNNNPRCGVITVTSAVTMNFNCSQMTGRYVNIFLPRVGYVQLCEVKVYATTNVTGVNVAPRGIATQSAKPASAETAPSKAIDENPQETCASVPLQDNPWWQLDLRSIYRISNVSITSDCCSENLTGAELRIGLRNNTKNQRCAIIYIADGQQQYNYNCGIMEGRFIHVVLPGLQKTLTICEVQVYGTVLENVALRGVAFQSSSILTGHEASKVIDGYPFSTCSQTEDKTSQWVMVDLLFPCNVTVIQLAYSQDCCFSSDVRVDNTSCMVIPSSSQSLVTLDCGGLVGRYVTVMHPDIPPPLCEVEVYSTWENPQNRYPQQPPPSGYCLFDSCSRDYILIRNEPKSWFEAQTYCRERFTDLATISNANDMNRVVDKMNNDFNDFWIGLYKGNLTWRWSR comes from the exons ATGGAGTGGACTTGGAGGCTCATTTTTATTTGGG GGTTCATCCTTCTCAGTTTCAGTCTTACTCTCCAGGCCG CTAACATGGCTCTGGGTGGAGTGGCTGCACAGTCTTCACTTTTTTACCCCTGGACTCTACCAAGCACGGTGATTGATGGCAATACTGATTCAAGCTATTTTGATGGGAGCTGTTCTTCAACTCAGGGGCAGGAAAACCAGTGGTGGAGAGTGGACCTATTGGCTCCATATGACATCTTATCAGTTGAAGTCACTCGACGTACAGATTGCTGCATTTCTGATCTAAACGGGGCAGAAGTCCGCATTGGTAACTCACTGGAGAACAATGGCAACAACAATCCCAG ATGTGGAGTTATCACTGTGACCAGTGCCGTTACCATGAACTTCAACTGTAGCCAGATGACAGGACGCTACGTCAATATTTTTCTTCCTCGAGTAGGATATGTTCAGCTTTGTGAGGTCAAAGTGTACGCCACTACCAACGTTACAGGAG TAAACGTGGCACCAAGAGGAATAGCTACGCAGTCTGCAAAACCAGCTTCTGCAGAAACTGCTCCATCTAAGGCCATTGATGAAAACCCACAAGAAACCTGTGCCTCAGTCCCACTGCAAGACAACCCCTGGTGGCAACTGGACCTTCGGAGTATCTACCGCATTAGTAATGTGTCTATCACCAGCGACTGCTGCTCGGAGAACTTGACCGGTGCTGAGCTCCGCATTGGCCTCAGGAATAACACCAAGAACCAGAG gtGTGCCATCATCTACATTGCAGATGGACAGCAACAATATAACTACAATTGTGGCATAATGGAAGGTCGCTTCATCCATGTGGTTCTTCCTGGACTACAGAAGACTTTGACCATTTGTGAAGTACAGGTGTATGGTACTGTGCTAG AAAATGTGGCTTTGAGAGGAGTGGCTTTTCAATCTTCCTCAATATTAACCGGACATGAAGCGAGCAAAGTTATTGATGGCTATCCGTTTTCCACCTGTAGCCAAACTGAAGACAAAACCAGTCAGTGGGTGATGGTGGATCTACTGTTTCCCTGCAATGTGACTGTGATCCAACTTGCCTACAGTCAGGACTGCTGCTTTAGTAGTGATGTTCGAGTGGACAACACAAG CTGCATGGTCATCCCAAGTAGTTCACAATCACTGGTGACCCTGGATTGCGGTGGGCTTGTGGGTCGCTATGTGACTGTTATGCATCCTGACATACCACCGCCTCTGTGTGAGGTTGAGGTCTACAGCACTTGGGAGAATCCTCAAAACAGATATCCTCAGCAGCCCCCACCCAGTG GTTACTGCCTCTTTGATTCCTGCAGCCGTGACTACATTCTCATTCGCAATGAACCTAAATCATGGTTTGAAGCCCAGACGTACTGCAGAGAGAGGTTCACTGACCTGGCCACCATCAGCAACGCTAACGACATGAACAGGGTTGTTGACAAAATGAATAATGACTTCAACGACTTTTGGATTGGGCTGTATAAGGGTAACTTAACCTGGAGGTGGTCCAGGTGA
- the LOC116053296 gene encoding uncharacterized protein LOC116053296 isoform X1, which produces MTFHCNQMIARYVNIVIPGVNQRLLLCEVKVFAYFTGANMALGGVAAQSSLFYPWTLPSTVIDGNTDSSYFDGSCSSTQGQENQWWRVDLLAPYDILSVEVTRRTDCCISDLNGAEVRIGNSLENNGNNNPRCGVITVTSAVTMNFNCSQMTGRYVNIFLPRVGYVQLCEVKVYATTNVTGVNVAPRGIATQSAKPASAETAPSKAIDENPQETCASVPLQDNPWWQLDLRSIYRISNVSITSDCCSENLTGAELRIGLRNNTKNQRCAIIYIADGQQQYNYNCGIMEGRFIHVVLPGLQKTLTICEVQVYGTVLENVALRGVAFQSSSILTGHEASKVIDGYPFSTCSQTEDKTSQWVMVDLLFPCNVTVIQLAYSQDCCFSSDVRVDNTSCMVIPSSSQSLVTLDCGGLVGRYVTVMHPDIPPPLCEVEVYSTWENPQNRYPQQPPPSGYCLFDSCSRDYILIRNEPKSWFEAQTYCRERFTDLATISNANDMNRVVDKMNNDFNDFWIGLYKGNLTWRWSR; this is translated from the exons ATGACCTTCCACTGCAACCAAATGATAGCACGCTACGTCAACATTGTCATCCCTGGAGTAAATCAGAGACTTCTGCTTTGTGAGGTCAAAGTGTTTGCCTACTTTACTGGAG CTAACATGGCTCTGGGTGGAGTGGCTGCACAGTCTTCACTTTTTTACCCCTGGACTCTACCAAGCACGGTGATTGATGGCAATACTGATTCAAGCTATTTTGATGGGAGCTGTTCTTCAACTCAGGGGCAGGAAAACCAGTGGTGGAGAGTGGACCTATTGGCTCCATATGACATCTTATCAGTTGAAGTCACTCGACGTACAGATTGCTGCATTTCTGATCTAAACGGGGCAGAAGTCCGCATTGGTAACTCACTGGAGAACAATGGCAACAACAATCCCAG ATGTGGAGTTATCACTGTGACCAGTGCCGTTACCATGAACTTCAACTGTAGCCAGATGACAGGACGCTACGTCAATATTTTTCTTCCTCGAGTAGGATATGTTCAGCTTTGTGAGGTCAAAGTGTACGCCACTACCAACGTTACAGGAG TAAACGTGGCACCAAGAGGAATAGCTACGCAGTCTGCAAAACCAGCTTCTGCAGAAACTGCTCCATCTAAGGCCATTGATGAAAACCCACAAGAAACCTGTGCCTCAGTCCCACTGCAAGACAACCCCTGGTGGCAACTGGACCTTCGGAGTATCTACCGCATTAGTAATGTGTCTATCACCAGCGACTGCTGCTCGGAGAACTTGACCGGTGCTGAGCTCCGCATTGGCCTCAGGAATAACACCAAGAACCAGAG gtGTGCCATCATCTACATTGCAGATGGACAGCAACAATATAACTACAATTGTGGCATAATGGAAGGTCGCTTCATCCATGTGGTTCTTCCTGGACTACAGAAGACTTTGACCATTTGTGAAGTACAGGTGTATGGTACTGTGCTAG AAAATGTGGCTTTGAGAGGAGTGGCTTTTCAATCTTCCTCAATATTAACCGGACATGAAGCGAGCAAAGTTATTGATGGCTATCCGTTTTCCACCTGTAGCCAAACTGAAGACAAAACCAGTCAGTGGGTGATGGTGGATCTACTGTTTCCCTGCAATGTGACTGTGATCCAACTTGCCTACAGTCAGGACTGCTGCTTTAGTAGTGATGTTCGAGTGGACAACACAAG CTGCATGGTCATCCCAAGTAGTTCACAATCACTGGTGACCCTGGATTGCGGTGGGCTTGTGGGTCGCTATGTGACTGTTATGCATCCTGACATACCACCGCCTCTGTGTGAGGTTGAGGTCTACAGCACTTGGGAGAATCCTCAAAACAGATATCCTCAGCAGCCCCCACCCAGTG GTTACTGCCTCTTTGATTCCTGCAGCCGTGACTACATTCTCATTCGCAATGAACCTAAATCATGGTTTGAAGCCCAGACGTACTGCAGAGAGAGGTTCACTGACCTGGCCACCATCAGCAACGCTAACGACATGAACAGGGTTGTTGACAAAATGAATAATGACTTCAACGACTTTTGGATTGGGCTGTATAAGGGTAACTTAACCTGGAGGTGGTCCAGGTGA
- the supt16h gene encoding FACT complex subunit SPT16 isoform X2 — MAVNLDKEAYYRRIKRLYGNWKKGEDEFGKVDAIVVSVGVDEEIVYAKSTAIQTWLFGYELTDTIMVFCDTKIIFLASKKKVDFLKQVAVTKGNENANGVPPITLLTREKNESNKANFDKMIEAIRGSKEGKVVGVFSKDKFPGEYMKSWNDTITAEGLEKVDISAVVAYTMAVKEDGELGLMKKAAAITSEVYSKFFKERVMEIVDADEKVRHSKLAESVEKAIEEKKYLGGADPSTVEMCYPPIIQSGGNYSLKFSVVSDKNHMHFGAITCAMGIRYKSYCSNLVRTLMVDPPQEMQDNYNFLLQVEEELLKELKHGVKICDAYNAVLEYMKKEKSELVAKLTKNLGFAMGIEFREGSLVLNSKNQYKLKKGMVLSISLGFADLVNKEAKKDEQKKYALFIGDTIQINEEDAATILTPVKKKIKNVGIFLKNDDEEDEEEDGDDAEELLGKGARSAALLADRTRNEMTAEEKRRAHQKELANHLNEEAKRRLTEQKGEQQIQKARKSNVSYKNVSQMPREKDIREMKIFIDKKYETVVMPVFGIATPFHIATIKNISMSVEGDYTYLRINFFVPGSSLGRQEGNIFPNPDATFVKEITYRASNLKAPGDTSVPSTNLQNAFRIIKEVQKRYKTREAEEKEKEGIVKQDSLVINLNRSNPKLKDLYIRPNIAQKRMQGSLEAHTNGFRFTSVRGDKVDILYNNIKHAIFQPCDGEMIIVLHFHLKNAIMFGKRRHTDVQFYTEVGEITTDLGKHQHMHDRDDLYAEQMEREMRHKLKSAFKNFIEKVETLTKEQLEFEVPFRDLGFQGAPYRSTCLLQPTSGSLVNTTEWPPFVVTLDEVELVHFERVQFHLKNFDVVIVYKDYSKKVTMINAVPVNSLDPIKEWLNSCDIKYTEGVQSLNWTKIMKTIVDDPEGFFEQGGWSFLDPESEGSGAEEDSESEMEDETFNPSASEEEEEEEDSDEDYSSETEDSNYSASVGSEEESGKDWDELEEEARRADKESHYEDEDTSAINNSSKKRKVRPSASSSVPSKKKRRS, encoded by the exons ATGGCGGTAAACCTGGACAAGGAAGCGTACTACCGCCGGATCAAGAGATTATACGGAAATTGGAAG AAAGGAGAAGATGAGTTTGGTAAAGTCGATGCCATTGTGGTGTCTGTCGGAGTGGACGAGGAAATTGTGTACGCCAAATCCACAGCCATACAG ACATGGCTGTTTGGCTACGAGTTGACAGACACCATCATGGTGTTTTGCGACACCAAAATCATCTTCCTCGCCAGCAAGAAGAAGGTGGATTTCCTCAAACAGGTGGCTGTAACTAAAGGCAACGAGAACGCCAACGGGGTCCCGCCCATCACCCTGCTCACCAGAGAAAAG AATGAAAGCAACAAGGCCAACTTTGACAAGATGATCGAGGCAATCAGAGGCAGCAAAGAGGGCAAGGTGGTGGGAGTCTTCAGCAAGGACAAATTCCCTGGAGAGTACATGAAGAGCTGGAACGACACAATCACCGCTGAGGGGCTGGAGAAG GTAGACATCAGTGCCGTGGTCGCGTACACAATGGCGGTGAAGGAAGACGGCGAGCTGGGCCTGATGAAGAAGGCCGCGGCCATCACCAGCGAGGTTTACTCAAAGTTCTTCAAAGAGCGCGTCATGGAGATCGTTGATGCAGATGAG AAAGTGCGTCACAGTAAGCTGGCAGAGTCGGTGGAGAAGGCCATCGAGGAGAAGAAGTACCTGGGCGGTGCAGATCCTTCCACAGTGGAGATGTGTTATCCTCCTATCATCCAGAGCGGAGGGAACTACAGCCTCAAGTTCAGCGTCGTCAG TGACAAGAACCACATGCACTTTGGTGCCATCACGTGTGCCATGGGGATCCGCTACAAGTCATACTGCTCCAACCTGGTGCGCACCCTCATGGTGGACCCCCCTCAGGAGATGCAGGACAACTACAACTTCCTGCTGCAGGTGGAAGAGGAGCTGCTCAAAGAGCTCAAACACG GTGTGAAAATCTGCGACGCCTACAACGCTGTTCTGGAGTACATGAAGAAAGAGAAGTCGGAACTCGTCGCAAAGCTGACCAAAAACCTCGG CTTTGCAATGGGAATTGAGTTCAGAGAAGGCTCGTTGGTTTTGAACTCTAAAAACCAGTACAAACTGAAAAAAG GTATGGTGCTGAGTATCAGTTTGGGTTTCGCTGACCTCGTGAATAAAGAGGCCAAGAAGGACGAGCAGAAAAAGTACGCCTTGTTCATCGGCGACACAATACAGATCAATGAG GAAGACGCTGCCACGATACTCACACCAGTcaagaaaaagataaaaaatgtgGGAATCTTCTTGAAG AATGACgacgaggaggatgaggaggaagacGGGGACGATGCCGAGGAGCTGCTCGGGAAGGGAGCTCGGAGTGCCGCCCTGCTCGCAGACAGAACCAGA AATGAGATGACGGCAGAGGAGAAGAGGCGGGCCCACCAGAAGGAGTTGGCCAATCATTTGAACGAAGAAGCCAAGCGTCGTCTGACGGAGCAGAAAGGAGAGCAGCAGATTCAGAA GGCCAGAAAATCCAACGTGTCCTACAAGAACGTCTCTCAGATGCCCAGAGAAAAGGACATCAGAGAAATGAAGATCTTCATTGACAAGAAGTACGAGACCGTCGTCATGCCCGTCTTTGGTATTGCCACACCATTCCACATCGCCACCATCAAG AACATCAGCATGTCTGTAGAAGGAGACTACACCTACCTGAGGATCAACTTCTTCGTCCCCGGCAGCTCTCTAGGACGACAGGAGGGAAATATCTTCCCCAACCCTGACGCCACGTTTGTTAAAGAAAT CACGTACCGAGCATCCAACCTCAAAGCTCCCGGCGACACGTCGGTGCCCTCCACCAACCTGCAGAACGCTTTCCGCATCATCAAGGAGGTACAGAAGCGCTACAAGACGCGAGAGGCcgaagagaaggagaaggagggcATCGTCAAGCAGGACTCGCTGGTCATCAACCTCAACCGCAGCAACCCCAAGCTCAAAGACCTCTACATCAGACCCAACATCGCACAGAAGAGGATGCAGGGCTCACTGGAGGCCCATACTAATG GTTTTCGTTTCACGTCGGTCCGTGGCGACAAAGTGGACATTCTTTACAACAACATCAAACACGCCATCTTCCAGCCGTGTGACGGCGAGATGATCATTGTACTACACTTCCACCTCAAG AACGCCATCATGTTCGGTAAGAGACGCCACACAGACGTCCAGTTCTACACGGAGGTCGGGGAGATCACCACGGATTTGGGCAAACACCAACACATGCACGACCGAGACGACCTGTACGCCGAGCAGATGGAGCGGGAGATGAGGCACAAGCTCAAGTCGGCCTTCAAGAACTTCATCGAGAAGGTGGAGACGCTGACTAAAGAGCAGCTGGAGTTCGAGGTGCCCTTCAGAGACCTCGG GTTCCAGGGCGCCCCCTACAGGAGTACCTGTCTGCTACAACCCACGTCCGGTTCCCTTGTCAATACCACTGAATGG CCGCCGTTTGTGGTGACTCTGGACGAGGTGGAGCTGGTGCACTTTGAGCGTGTGCAGTTCCACCTGAAGAACTTTGACGTGGTCATCGTCTACAAGGACTACAGCAAGAAGGTCACCATGATCAACGCCGTGCCGGTCAACTCCCTCGACCCCATCAAGGAGTGGCTCAA ctcatGTGATATCAAGTACACAGAGGGAGTCCAGTCTCTGAACTGGACCAAGATCATGAAGACCATCGTCGATGATCCCGAGGGCTTCTTCGAGCAGGGAGGCTGGTCTTTCTTGGACCCAGAGAGCGAG GGAAGTGGTGCAGAGGAAGATTCAGAGTCCGAAATGGAGGATGAAACGTTCAACCCGTCTGCaagtgaagaggaggaggaagaggaagacagtGATGAGGACTACAGCTCGGAGACGGAGGACTCTA ATTACAGCGCGTCGGTTGGCAGCGAGGAGGAGAGCGGTAAAGACTGGGACGAGCTGGAGGAAGAAGCCAGGAGAG CTGACAAAGAGAGCCACTATGAGGACGAGGACACCTCTGCcatcaacaacagcagcaaGAAGAGAAAGGTCCGGCCATCAGCCTCCAGCAGTGTTCCCAGCAAGAAGAAGCGACGGTCCTAA